One stretch of Pomacea canaliculata isolate SZHN2017 linkage group LG1, ASM307304v1, whole genome shotgun sequence DNA includes these proteins:
- the LOC112556056 gene encoding uncharacterized protein LOC112556056, translating to MMAMLTSKDELFFKCALQTYKLEKSAETRKHLQEVLDSLKAKYGELHGCIPFKRKLIKRTVKRASSAASKVLADESCDEPGDDEQGHLATNMQVWIDNQKAFGRISEIKAGLIKQGLKKEDLVKYLKEETSAHERDKSITDHMRNLVMMVEKLYPDYKANVSTTRYLGLKTQIETIIEKYDIELQRVT from the exons ATGATGGCAATGCTAACCAGCAAGGATGAGTTGTTCTTTAAGTGCGCCTTACAGACCTACAAGCTGGAGAAAAGTGCGGAAACTCGAAAACACCTGCAAGAGGTTCTGGACTCCTTGAAGGCAAA GTATGGGGAGCTTCATGGTTGCATTCCATTCAAACGCAAGCTGATAAAGAGAACAGTCAAGCGGGCGTCCAGTGCAGCCTCCAAAGTGCTCGCTGACGAAAGTTGCGATGAACCTGGCGACGACGAGCAAGGACATCTAGCCACAAACATGCAAGTGTGGATCGACAATCAAAAGGCCTTTGGACGTATCAGTGAAATTAAAGCAG GTCTTATAAAGCAGGGTTTGAAGAAGGAGGACTTGGTGAAATACCTGAAGGAAGAGACCTCTGCGCATGAAAGGGACAAGAGCATCACAGATCATATGAGAAATTTGGTAATGATGGTGGAGAAACTGTACCCGGACTACAAAGCGAATGTGTCAACCACTCGGTATCTCGGACTGAAGACACAAATAGAAactattattgaaaaatatgatATAGAACTTCAGCGTGTGACTTGA
- the LOC112556074 gene encoding uncharacterized protein LOC112556074 has protein sequence MTDMQTEAEVLQACARETWKLENYRTRRQHFQAVLEDFQTKYGVLRGCHPLKRIKLRTAVRDASRAASRVLLADDSSEFDWTDCTNNQQHLLKIEEIQRELAGRQLTQEQLAEYLKVQQHESEEEDKLLTVMRRLLSRVERLHYEYINSVDSSPYQMLKQEVIRIIADYENVSDHMLEILQVQKGH, from the exons ATGACTGACATGCAGACTGAAGCAGAAGTCCTCCAGGCGTGCGCCCGAGAGACATGGAAGCTGGAAAACTACAGAACTCGTCGACAGCACTTCCAGGCGGTCCTAGAGGACTTTCAAACCAA GTACGGGGTTCTCCGAGGATGCCATCCGCTGAAGCGAATCAAGCTGCGGACCGCAGTCAGAGACGCCTCCCGCGCTGCATCTCGAGTACTGCTAGCAGACGACTCATCGGAATTCGATTGGACGGACTGCACAAATAATCAGCAGCACTTACTGAAAATCGAAGAAATTCAAAGAG aGTTGGCTGGTCGTCAACTGACACAGGAGCAGCTGGCGGAATATCTCAAAGTCCAGCAGCATGAAAGTGAAGAAGAGGACAAATTGTTGACTGTGATGAGAAGACTTTTAAGCCGAGTAGAAAGGCTACACTACGAGTACATCAACAGTGTAGACTCCAGTCCCTACCAGATGCTGAAACAAGAGGTGATACGGATTATCGCTGATTACGAAAACGTATCGGATCATATGTTGGAGATCCTGCAGGTACAGAAAGGACACTAG
- the LOC112556041 gene encoding uncharacterized protein LOC112556041, which yields MQEVSKAELREQDVRVTTELKEVLEQSNDLRRIFNQLKRSYDKNQDLCCPCLYGSLRRMIHEACAQASRTKSHYDTRNKKSRKEARGVVTRLLDEAKSISEAGQAIMHLDDEREKLKRLSKKELKRDLEQKQATLGLEKMAIQQMNNLLQELERLEVEVRRYWVWSRKDLLVRGIENTLYAFEQLNCSTPREPRQQQHRRGYQV from the exons ATGCAGGAGGTTTCAAAGGCCGAGCTGCGAGAACAAGATGTCCGTGTCACGACTGAACTGAAAGAAGTCCTGGAACAAAGCAACGACCTACGGCGAATTTTTAATCAGCTTAAAAGAAG CTATGACAAAAACCAGGACCTCTGCTGTCCCTGTCTGTATGGTTCCTTGAGGCGAATGATACATGAAGCATGCGCTCAGGCTTCTCGGACAAAGAGCCACTACGacactagaaataaaaaatccagGAAAGAGGCGAGAGGAGTGGTAACGCGCCTTTTAGATGAAGCCAAGAGCATCTCTGAAGCTGGCCAGGCAATCATGCACTTGGACGACGAGAGAGAAA AGTTAAAAAGACTGAGCAAGAAAGAGCTAAAACGTGACCTTGAGCAGAAACAAGCAACTTTGGGTCTCGAAAAGATGGCCATTCAGCAAATGAATAACCTTCTTCAGGAGCTGGAGCGTCTAGAGGTGGAGGTCAGAAGATACTGGGTGTGGTCCCGCAAAGACCTCTTGGTGCGCGGTATTGAGAACACACTTTACGCATTTGAACAGTTGAACTGTTCAACCCCAAGAGAACCAAGACAGCAGCAACACCGTCGAGGATATCAAGTATGA
- the LOC112556084 gene encoding putative bolA-like protein K11H12.1, producing the protein MARSMSGATPFGKLNLFRSVVPVQTQPSSHCRQMSAMVQKPLENSIRDKLSTTFQPKVLDVVNESYMHNVPKGSETHFKVVVVSDAFEGVSLVERHRKINTLLQEEFSKGLHALSIVAKTSSQWEKSSQKVDPSPPCRGGAGL; encoded by the exons ATGGCAAGATCCATGAGTGGTGCTACACCTTTCGGTAAATTAAACCTTTTCAGGTCTGTGGTACCTGTTCAGACACAACCATCAAGCCATTGTCGACAAATGAGTGCCATGGTCCAG AAGCCATTGGAAAATTCCATCAGAGATAAACTTAGCACAACATTTCAG CCCAAAGTACTGGACGTTGTTAATGAGAGTTATATGCACAATGTTCCCAAAG GGTCAGAGACACACTTTAAGGTTGTTGTGGTATCAGATGCCTTTGAGGGTGTGTCCTTAGTTGAG AGACATAGAAAAATCAATACCTTGTTGCAAGAGGAGTTTTCCAAAGGATTACATGCATTGTCCATTGTT gCCAAAACTTCAAGTCAGTGGGAGAAGAGTTCACAAAAAGTGGACCCATCACCACCATGCAGGGGTGGGGCAGGCTTGTGA
- the LOC112555949 gene encoding dynactin subunit 4-like yields MATMMEVDLVRYLCSCGRRHPQCRLYLCRHCLKLRCSDCVQHEVDSPYCPNCLENMPASEARLKKNRCSNCFDCPVCGHTLMTRATSQMVTNPEDPGKSTPKKMYYMACGFCRWTTRDVGLHDQSVANGGWPEQENPNVKRIGALLESYRAVAQREKAERERKKYVKRRSHQTFQDKYGLTSVAMKWKMQPTLANLSLKENQKAPEPPEMVEPVVDFDPLPLEIFTDPIYLEQITHISHRLAAPEFQSPATTDLRPIHKHLLVRRSLRCRECEHNLSKPDFNPLSIKFKIQLVALNHIPELRILAPATFTSNKETVVTFTLSNPSGFSTVVKLLPVEDETDTDFMTAKIDLPKSDLVLAAHDDTAVYDDTSKNQQDFKDDPKVIVFRRANKIGFAAKVTPFVRCGDVKVSFILKHEFRNTAVAVQSEDKEPKLVWLEHRLFIQLGSIHQPQGVPV; encoded by the exons ATGGCGACCATGATGGAGGTCGATCTTGTTCGCTATCTGTGCTCCTGCGGCAGAAGGCACCCACAATGTCGTTTATATTTATGCAGGCATTGTCTAAAACTACGTTGCAGTGACTGTGTACAGCATGAG gTAGATTCGCCATACTGCCCCAACTGTCTAGAAAATATGCCAGCATCTGAGGCAAGACTGAAGAAGAATAG ATGCAGCAACTGTTTTGACTGCCCAGTTTGTGGACATACCCTAATGACTCGTGCAACAAGCCAAATGGTTACCAATCCAGAAGACCCAGGCAAATCAACACCCAAGAAGATGTATTACATGGCTTGTGGATTTTGTCGATGGACTACGCGTGATGTTGGTTTACATGACCAGAGTGTTG CTAATGGAGGTTGGCCTGAACAAGAAAATCCGAATGTTAAAAGG atTGGTGCTCTGCTGGAGAGTTATCGGGCTGTTGCACAGCGAGAGAAAGCTgaaagggagaggaaaaaatatgtaaagagGCGAAGTCACCAAACTTTCcaa gaTAAATATGGACTAACATCAGTGGCCATGAAGTGGAAAATGCAGCCCACTCTGGCAAATCTGAg CTTGAAGGAAAATCAGAAAGCACCAGAACCACCTGAAATGGTTGAGCCAGTTGTTGATTTTGATCCCCTTCCACTGGAAATTTTTACTGACCCAATATATTTAGAGCAGA TCACTCATATCAGTCACAGACTGGCTGCCCCTGAATTCCAGTCTCCTGCAACAACAGACCTGCGTCCCATCCATAAACATCTGCTGGTCAGACGGTCACTGAGGTGCAGG gaatgtGAGCACAATCTTAGCAAACCTGATTTCAACCCATTGTCCATCAAGTTCAAAATTCAGTTAGTTGCTCT GAATCATATTCCAGAATTGAGAATCCTGGCACCAGCAACTTTCACTTCAAACAAG GAGACTGTGGTGACATTCACTTTGAGCAATCCATCTGGATTTAGCACCGTGGTCAAGCTGCTGCCTGTGGAAGATGAAACTGATACTGACTTCATGACTGCTAAg ATTGACCTTCCAAAGTCAGACTTAGTTCTGGCTGCACATGATGACACTGCAGTATATGACGATACTAGCAAGAACCAGCAAGATTTCAAGGATGATCCCAA AGTGATTGTCTTTCGAAGAGCAAACAAGATAGGCTTTGCTGCCAAAGTGACTCCATTTGTGAGATGTGGGGATGTGAAG GTGAGCTTTATCCTGAAGCACGAGTTCCGTAATACAGCTGTTGCTGTACAAAGCGAGGATAAAGAACCAAAACTAGTGTGGCTGGAGCATCGCTTGTTTATACAACTGGGTTCTATCCATCAACCACAAGGAGTACCAGTATAA